Genomic window (Tolypothrix sp. NIES-4075):
CAAAGCTTTGGTTGCATTAGATTATCAAATTTGAAGATGCTGTTTGCTTGTTTTCAAGAGTGAAACGCACTCGCAGCCTGGGGTTCTGCAAAGGGTTGCGGAGTTTTTGAGGGATACATCCAAAGCTAATGGTCTGTTTCATTAGTTTTGCGGGCTTGTAGTGAGCGATTTATCGCTCAAACAAGCACTCTTCGTGCTGACTACGTATCCATCAAAATTAATGGGACAGACCACTAATAGTCCACCACAGCAATTTTGATGGTCTGCAAGATCCCCGACTTCTTGAAGAAGTCGGGGATCTGACCACTCGTAACCCTTCATAGTTGATGTAGGGAACTACTAATTGTACTTGTCGATCGCCTGCTTAAAGCTGTTGTCCTTCTTTACACACGTTAAATGCGATGTCTACGACGGGCTACGGATAAAAGAAAACTGAGTTAGAAAAAGCTGATTTGTGGGCAAACTACTTTTAATAAATAGCTGATTTAACGTTGATGAAGTATGAATACAGCAGTTGAGCCGATGGACAAGCTTTTAGGCTATCGAATTAGCGAACAACTTTATGCAGGCTCTAGAACCTTAGTTTATCGTGCTATTCGAGAAGCGGATCAACTTCCAGTGGTCATCAAACTGCTTCAGCAGGAGTATCCCACCTTTAACGAACTGCTGCTGTTCCGTAATCAGTATACTATTGCTAAAAATCTTGACCTACCTGGTATTGTTCATCCCTACAGTCTAGAAGCTTACCGCAACAGCTATGCTTTGGTAATGGAGGATTTTGGCGGTATTTCCCTCAGAGATTGGATGAACACAAGAACGGAGAGCAACCAATCCACTCTGACAGAGTTCTTGGACATTGCGATCGCTCTGAGCAATATTCTTGATGGACTCTATCGCCATCGAGTTATCCACAAAGACATCAAGCCTGCTAACATCCTCATTAACCCAGAAACTAAGCAAGTCAAGTTAATTGACTTTAGCATTGCCTCTGTTTTACCCAGAGAAAGCCGGGAAATTTACAGTCCTAATGTTTTAGAAGGTACTCTTGCCTACCTTTCCCCCGAACAAACCGGACGGATGAATCGCGGAATTGACTATCGCAGTGATTATTATTCTCTCGGCGTTACCTTCTATGAATTGCTGGCTGGACATCTACCCTTTGAGTCTAACGATCCGATGGAGTTGGTTCACTGTCATATTGCCAAGCAACCAGAACAATTAAGAGGTAGGAGGGATGAAGAAATTCCTCAAGTTCTTTGTGAGATTGTGATGAAATTGATGGCGAAAAATGCTGAAGAACGCTATCAAACAGCATTAGGGCTGAAATTTGATTTAGAAAAATGTTTGTCTGAATTTCAGGAAACTGGCAGGGTTAAATCCTTTAAATTAGGTGAGCGGGATATTTGCGATCGCTTCATTATCCCAGAAAAACTTTACGGTCGCCAAGCCGAAGTTGAAAATTTACTGGATGCCTTTGAGAGAGTCAGCCAGGGAAACACTGAAATTATGTTAGTTGCAGGTTTCTCTGGGATTGGCAAAACTGCTGTGGTTAATGAAGTCCACAAGCCAATTGTGCGACAACGGGGTTATTTCATTAAAGGTAAATTTGACCAGTTCCAGCGCAACATTCCTTTCTCTGGCTTTGTGCAAGCTTTTCGAGAGTTAATACGGCAACTGCTGAGTGAAACTGATGCCCAATTTGAGCAATGGAAGCGCAAAATTCTCTCTGCTTTGGGTGAGAACGGACAAGTGATGATTGAGGTGATTCCAGAACTGGAAAGTATGATTGGTAAACAGCCACCTGCGCCGGAAATTTCTGGAAATGCGGCACAAAATCGCTTCAATTCGCTGTTTTTAAAGTTAACTCAAGTCTTCACTGCATCAGAACATCCATTAGCGATCTTTATTGACGATCTGCAATGGGCAGATTCTGCTTCTTTAAAGTTAATGCACTTGTTAATGAGCGAAGCTGACATCGGCTATCTACTGTTAATTGGTGCTTATCGAGATAACGAAGTCAACCCAGTACATCCGCTTATGCTGACTTTAGAAGAGATTCAAAAGTTAGGTGCTACAGTCAATACGATTACCTTATTACCCCTCGATCGGGTTTCTATCAATCATTTGGTTGCAGATACATTAAGTTGCTCTTTAGCTTTAGCCACACCCTTAACAGAATTAGTCTTGAGCAAAACTAAAGGTAATCCTTTCTTCAGTACCCAGTTTCTCAAGGCACTACATCAAGATCAACTAATTACATTTAATTTTAATGGTGGTTATTGGGAATGCGATATTGCTCAGGTGCGATCGCTCGCTCTTACTGATGATGTCGTAGAATTCATGGCAATTCAACTTCAGAAGTTATCAACCAAAACTCAAGAAGTTTTCAAGTTAGCAGCTTGTGTAGGAAACCAATTTGATTTAAAGACATTAGCGATCGTCCATGAAAAATCCCAGTTGGAAACAGCCACAGATTTTTGGAAAGCATTGCAAGATGGATTGATTATCCCTACCAATGAGGTCTACAAATTCTACCAAGAGGAGTCAGAATTTACAATTAAGGATTCAGAGTTGAAGCAACACAATTTTCCTGATTCCTGTTATTACAAATTTCTCCACGATCGGGTTCAGCAAGCTGCTTATTCTCTGATTCCTGAATCTCAAAAGAAAGCTACTCATTTAAAAATTGGGCAATTACTCTTAAATAATACATCATCTGAAGTTCTTGAAGCCAGCATTTTTGATATTGTTAATCAGTTAAATGAGGGGATTGATATAATTCATGAACCAGCCCAAAAATCTCATCTGGCTCAACTGAATCTAATTGCTGGGAAGAAAGCCAAAGCTTCAACCGCTTATAGAGCAGCAGTTAAGTATTTCGCATTGGGCAGACAATTGCTAACAGAAGAAAGTTGGCAAGCTAACTATAAACTCACGTTTGAATTATATAAAGAGTCTGCGGAGTGTGAATATTTAACTAGCGATTTTAGTCAAGCAGAGACATTATTTAATGTAGCATTAAATCGTAGCCAAGATAAATTTGAAAAGGCAGACATTTATGCTATTGAGATGTACCTGAAAATGACTCAAGGTGAAAACATCGAAGCTAGTATTAAATCTGGACTGAAAGGTTTGAGCATCATGGGGATGCATCTGCCTGTTACTTCTGAAGAACAGCAAGCTGCCATCGAAACTGAACTTCAAGAATTAACAGCTAAACTTGCAGTAATTCCCACAGCAAATTTATTCAATTTGCCTGAGATGATAGATCCAGAGAAGAAAGTTTGCATGAGTCTTTTAGCTGATCTTTGGGCAGCAGCTTACATGGGAGGAGATCAATACCTCAGTTGTTTGGCTCCTCTATTAATGATCAGTTTATCGTTGAGATATGGCAATGCAGAAAGCTCTGGTTTTGCTTACTGTTTATATGGAATGAATCTGGCAAATCAAGGAAATTATCAAACGGCTTATGAGTTCGGTACATTAGCACTAAAACTTGACCGTCACTTCAATAGCACCCAATTTATTTTTAAGACCAATAATATCTTTGCCCACACCACAAATCCCTACAATCAGCATTTAAAAACGAATTTACCACTTTCTCAGCAATCATTCCAAATATGTCAAGAAACTGGAAATTTGGTGTTTGGTGTTTGGGCGGTTTCCTTTTTGATTTGGGCAATGTTAATTAAAGGCGATCGCCTCTCAGATGTTTACGCGGAAACTGAAAAATATCTGAGTTATGTCCAACAGGTTAATGATGCCAATATGCTGTATGCATTTACTTTACAGCGGCAGTTTTTATTGAGTCTGCAAGATATATCTAAAACCACCGATTTATTAGACGATCGCCATGACGAAGATATTCCCTATATCGAAGTGTGGAGACAGAAGAATAACTTTGAACATGGAATTAATTGGTACTGCTTTCTCAAAATCCAATTGTCGTACCTTTATGGTCGCTACGCAGATGCTGTGGAAGCAGCAGAAGAAGCTGAGAAAACGCTTGGTTGTAACTCTGGTTTCTTCCCAATTATTCAGTATCATTTCTATTATCCACTCAGTTTGATAGCTCTCTATCCCAATGTGACATTAGAGAAGAAAAAGCAGTATTGGGACATTATTCGAGAGCATCAACAAATTCAGAAAACCTGGGCGAATAGTTGTCCAGACAACTTTCTACATCGATATCTCTTGTTATCTGCGGAAATAGCAAGAATTTCTGGCAAGTATATGGATGCAATCGAATCATACGATCGCGCCATTGCTAAAGCCAAAGAAAACGAATATGTCAACGAAGAAGCTCTCGCTAACGAACTTGCAGCCAAGTTTTATTTAGAATGGGGCAAAGAACGCATTGCCCAAGAGTATTTAATTAATGCTTACTATTGCTACACCCGTTGGGGCGCTAAAGCCAAAGTTGATGACTTAGAACAGCATTATCCACAACTGCTAGCCCCGATTTTACAACAAAGGCGTTCACCACTCACACCCAATGAGACGTTCGCAAATATTGACAGCATTAATACCTTTCACCCAAGCATTCATAAATCAGTAACCTCTAGCAGCAACACATCAGTAATGCTAGATTTGGCAACAGTTTTAAAAGCTTCTCAGACTCTCTCCAGTGAAATTGAACTTGATAAATTACTTACGAAGCTGCTGCAAGTGGTGATTGAAAATGCTGGAGCAGATAAGTGTGCGTTACTACTACTTAAAGAAGGTAGATTGGTAGTTGAGGCAACTGCTCAAGTTGGGCAGCATTCAACGGTGTTACAGTCCATTTTTATGGAAGATAGTGCAGACGTTCCTCATAGCCTAATTTACGCCGTCAAACGCAGCCTGCAATTTACCGTCATCACTAATATAACAATGCATCCGGCGCTAATGGCTGACCCCTACATAATTCGTCAGCAACCAAAAAGCTTGCTGTGTACACCAATTTTCTATCAAGGCAAACTCTTAGGGATTTTGTATTTAGAAAATAATCTTACTACTGGGGCGTTTACAAGCGATCGCGTCGAAATTCTTAATCTATTATGTACTCAAGCTGCAATTTCATTAGAAAATGCCCGACTTTATCAGCAAGCACAAGATACTCTAGAAAACCTTGGACAGACTGAACAATTTTTACGGTTAATTATCAACAATATCCCCCAGCATGTTTTCTGGAAAGACCGCAATAGTGTTTATTTAGGATGTAACCAGAAATTTGCTCAAATTTCTGGTGTAGGAGTGCCAGAAAATATTATTGGTAAAACAGACTACGACCTTCCCTGGATTCGTGCAAAATCAGATTATTATGTAGAGCGCGATCGCCGCATTCTGGAGTCTGGACAAGCTGAACTCAACATTATTGAGACCATCCAGAAAGTAGACGAAAAACAAACATGGTCGAATACAAATAAAATTCCCTTACGAGATAGAGAAGGAAACGTTTTTGGCATCCTTGGTACCTCTGAAGACATCACCGAACGCCATGAAGCACAACAATTGCTACAACAGCAAAAGCAACAATTAGAAGAAGCGTTACAAGAACTCCAAACGATGCAATTGCAATTAGTGCAGGGTGAAAAAATGTCTGCACTTGGTAATTTAGTCGCAGGTGTTGCCCATGAAATCAACAATCCTGTCGGCTTCATTGCTGGCAACTTACAACCAGCAAAAGATTATGTCAAAGATTTGCTTGGTCTAATTAATCTTTATCAAGAAAAGTTTCCTAATCCCGGCTCAGATATTCAAGATGAAATTGATGCTATCGACCTGAATTATGTACGCGAAGATTTACCTAAATTGCTGGACTCAATGAAATTAGGTGTTAGCTGTATCCGCAGTATTAGTATTAGTTTGCGAACCTTCTCTAGAGCAGATAAGGATTATAAAGTTCCTTTTGATATTCACGAAGGCATTGACAGTACTATTCTGATTCTCAGACACCGTTTAAAAGCTAATGAAAACCGTCCAGCAATTGAGGTAGTGAAGAATTATGGCAAACTACCCCTAGTGGAATGCTTTGCTGGACAACTTAACCAAGTGTTTATGAACTTGTTAGCAAATGCCATTGATGCACTTGAACAATACAATACAGAACGGAGTTTGGAAGCGATTCTTGCCAACCCCAATTGCATCACCATTCAAACCCGTGTAGCAGACTCAGGTCAGAATATTTTGATTAAGATTGCTGATAACGGGGTGGGGATGTCACCGGAGGTTAAACAAAAAGTATTTGACCATTTGTTCACCACCAAGGCTGTAGGAAAAGGCACTGGATTAGGATTAGCGATCGCTCGTCAAATTATTGTAGAAGCACATGGCGGTTCACTCTCTTGTACTTCCGAACTTGGAAAAGGTACAGAGTTTGTCATTCAAATCTCTACTCAACAAAAATGAATAGTTCTGAGTTTAGTTAACGTAATGCGTAGCCCGTGCTAACTACTTTTTACTCAAAACTCTTGATTTTTGTCTTTTAAGTTTTAAAGAATAAACCGACAATGATGCTTAAATTACGTAAAACTTGGTTGAAAATCAACCACCGATGGTATGCCCTAACCAATAAAAAATACTCCTCATGGAAATGGCGATCGCGAAATTTACTATTATTATCAATTGTGGTAATTCTATCCATTAGTATTACCGCTACAGCCATCACTAGTTACAAAATTGTTAAAGAGTTGTTGCTCGCTAGTCTCAAAGAACAAGTACTGTTAGAAACACACCAAGGTCAGAATGATATTGATAACTGGTTAGCCATTCGTAAGACAGAAATTAAAACTTTGGCAAATTCTGCTGTGGTGCGATCGCTAGATTGGTCTGTGATGGAACCTTACTTGCAATCTGAGTTGAAGCGGCTGCAAACGTTTTTGCTCATGGGGTTCGTAACACCGGATAGTGCATTAATTAATACTCATGGAGATCATCTCAATGTTAAAGACCGAGAATTCTTTCAGCGGAGTATGACGGGTGAAACGGTAGCTGCCGATCCAATTATTGGACGCACAACTAAACAGTTACAGATTCAAATTAGTACTCCGATTCCTGCCGAAACAGGCATAAAGCCAGCAGGTGTGTTAATGGGAGGAATTCCAATTAATCGGGTAGTTGAGGTTATTAGCAATTTACATGAAGGTAAGGGCAGCTATGCCTTTGCCCTGAATTCTCAAGGAGTTCCCATTGCCCATCCCAACACGGAACTAATTGGTACAGCCGAAAAAGCCGCTCAGAGTTTCCTCAATTCGCCCAATCCCAGGTTAGCGGAAATTACTCAAAAGATGGTAGCTAAACGCACAAGTATTGAATTGGCTCAACTGGATGGGAAGTGGAGCTATGTTGCTTACACTCCCCTTAGAGAAGCAAATTGGTCGTTAGCCTTGATTGTGCCACAAGAAAATATTGAATCGCCATTGCAGGCGTTGAATTTGTTAGCTACGGTTTTAGGAGGATTGCTGGTGGTTGGGTTGATCGGTGCATGGCGACAGGTGCAATTATATGAACAAATTCGCGATCGCGCCTTGATTTCCAGCCAGCAAGCGCAGGAACTCAGCAAAACCTTGAAAGAATTGCAAAATACCCAAGCTCAACTCATCCACACCGAAAAAATGTCTAGCCTAGGACAATTGGTTGCTGGGGTGGCACACGAAATCAATAATCCTGCCAATTTTATTCATGCGAATCTCAACCATGCAAGCGTTTACAGTCAAGATATCCTCGATTTGCTCAAGCTTTATCAACAAACCTACCCAAATCCTACCCCAGAAATTAGCGATCGCGCCCAAGACCTTGATATTGAGTTTCTAGCAGAAGATTTACCTAAGTTAATGGCATCAATGCAAGTGGGAACCAAACGCATTCGTGAAATTGTGCTGTCCCTGCGTAATTTCTCCCGTCTCGATGAAGCAGACATGAAATTTGTAGATATTCATGAAGGATTAGACAACACTCTGATGATTTTGAACCGTCGTCTGATAGCCACGCCTAATCAATCGGAAATTCAGATCGTTAAGAAATACGGTGATTTACCCCAAGTAGAATGCTACGCAGGGCAACTCAATCAGGTGTTTATGAATATTCTGGTGAATGCGATCGATGCACTGGAAGAAGCCAGCCAAAAACGGAGTTTTGAGGATATTAAAACTAACCCTAATAAAATTAAGCTGCAAACGCAACTTGACAAATCAAGTCATTACGCGATCGTTCAGATTTACGATAATGGTATTGGGATGTCTGAGTATGTCAAGCAACGGGTATTTGACCACATGTTTACTACTAAACCTGTGGGCAAAGGAATCGGATTAGGAATGGCGATCGCCTATCAAATTATCGTAGAAAAACATGCAGGAACTATTGAAGTTGATTCTACCCCAGGATGTGGTACAGAGTTTACCATTCGTATTCCTTTAACAAGTAAAAAGTAAAAATTCAAACTTGTTCAATAGACCTCTTGCATAAATATTTTTTGTCTCACGCACCAGACGCAAAGAAAAACTCTAAAATTATGACTTTTGCAAGAAGTCTAATCAAATTGAGCCTCAAGAAGGAATGCAAGTCAAAGTGCGATATCTTTGTAAGCGTTGATTTAGAGTTCCTGTGTGTAACTCAAACAAATGATTATCATAGTCGTAAAAATATAAGGAACGCCCTTATCCTTCTACACGATTTCGACTTTCTTTAACATCTACCCCAAGACTCCTAACTCTGGCAGCATAGAGTTCGTAGTCGTCTTCGGTTATTTTAAAAGCTACATGGTTATAAGTTTTCTCTGGTAAAGAATCACCTTCCATGATGGCAATCCATAAGTCATTTATGAGGAAGAATTTTTCCTTTGAGATGGAGAAAGTTTGCTCACCACTAGAATAAATCTCCTCAGCATCAAATATTAATACAAGAGACTTCTTGCAGAAGTAGGGAACAGGGAACAGGGAACAGGGAACAGAACGTCGTAAAATCTCATTTTTGCAAGAGGTCTAAGGAATTTTGTCATCTTCTCCAAGTCCCTGACGATGAATGTGATATGGCTAATTCCTTGGATCATTCTTCTTCAATACATGCCGTATGGACGTGCGCTTCAGGTTAGGTTCGGTTAAAGCTCCGTTGCTGAACACTCTTGGAATTCCATTTCCAAAGCGACAGATAGATTTCTGTATGCCTTTACTTCGATCGCATTTCCGCTCGGATCGCTTAATAGCATCTTCGCTTGCTCTGCGTCGGTACCCACACCAGAAACATTTGGCTTTACCTTGAACTGAACCCTCATTTGATCAAGCCGATTTGCAAGAGCCTCCCAATCATTCCACGCTAAAACCGCACCGAAGTGACGCACACCATGTTCTCTCATCGGTAAAAGCTCAGAGGGTCGTTCATGCAAAGTAATCTGAGCTTCAAAGAGAAATATGTCGAGCCACTTGTCACGGACACGACCGACTTTGGCACCGAAGGTGGTGACATAAAAGTTCTTAGATTCTTCTAAGTCTCGGACGCTTAAGGCAAGATGAAAGATTGGACGAAACATCACTTGATCAAAAGGCTTGGCGACTTATAACAAACTATCATTAAATTTTGACTGCGTTATAGTTACATCGCTCGAATTAAAAATTAATTTTTAATTCGAGCGATGCAATGGTCATTTTTCCAACTCATTTCAATCATAGTTTAGTTAATATATTTATTAAATATTGCATATTAAATTGCCTACTATTATCTAAGACTTGAAATAACTAGGATTCCATTGCAACCAGTAATTTTCTAAGGATCTAGCAATAACATCAGCTAATTTACCGAACAGAGCATATAGCAAAATGCTCAATACAACAACATCAGTTTGCATAAATTCTCTGGCATTCATTGCCATGTAACCAATACCAGAATCAGCGGCAATTGTCTCTGCAACAATCAGTGTCAACCACATGATACCCAAAGAATAACGGACACCCACCAAAATAGATGACAATGCCCCAGGTAGAATAATTCGCCAAAATAAACCCCAGGTACTTAAACCATAGACTTTTCCCATTTCAATTAATCCCGGATCGACGCTACGAATACCATGAAAAGTATTTAAATAAATCGGAAACATGACACCCAAAGATACAAGAAATAATCTGGCTTCATCACCAATACCAAACCACAAAATTACCAAGGGAATTAATGCCAAATTGGGAATATTACGCAGCATTTGAATAGAAGTATCTAACAATTTTTCCGCAATCGGAGAGATGCCATTAAGTAAGCCTAAGATAAACCCAATACTTCCCCCAAGTAAAAATCCGGAAATTGCTCTTGTGGCACTAATGCTGATATTTCTAAATAGTTCACCTGTCTTGGCTAAATTAATAGCAGCACCCAAAACACTTAAAGGTGCAGGTAAAATGCGGATTGGAATTAAGCCTATAGAAGAAAATAACTGCCATAAGACAATTATGACTAAAGGTACTAACCAAGGTATTAATGATTGAATATGACGATTTTTCAAAAACAATATGTTTATTTTTTGCTTTTTCATTGTCTGGCTAGAACGTAAATTATTAGGACTAGACGAAATAATTTTCATCGGATTCTATTCTATATTTGTGAATGATGTTTACAAAACTGCTGGATATAGATTTGTTAAACTAATTTTTCCACGCAGCAATTACAGTAATAGGCAATTCTTCTGTAAAAATTCCTGAAGGCTCTACCTGTAGAAGAGATTCTCTTAAATCAACCTCGAATTTATGGCGGTTTTCTCCCACAAAAGATGGTAGACAAAAAGCTGTAGAATAGAGATAACCAATGTAGCTATCAATTGTCCAAGTTTTATTATATTTGACTTCATAATTAGCCTGACGGGGAAAGGGTGATTTAGCTAAGATTTCTTCATGAGAAACTGCTACATTTTGCCATACACCGTTACCACCTTGACCTGTGCGACGTTGTTCACCTAACCAACGTTTGACAACTGAAATTGCTGTTTTTTTCCACGGATGCTCACTATTCCAAGGGTCTTCATAGGTTTTGATAATAGCAAGACCACCATCATCAGAGAGTTGGTTGTATATGCGTTCTAGTACCAATTCTCGCTGCATCCAGTGAAAGGCTCTACCAATGGTCACTAGCTTGAATTTACCAGCAGCAGGAGAGATATTTTCTGCTCGTTCTTGTACCCAACTGATATTAGTTGCTTTCGCTGCTGCTGCTTGTTGTTGTGCTTCTTGGAGCATATCTGCATCAGGATCTAAACCGATGACTTCTTGAAAGCGATCGCTTAAAGGAATCGCAATTAAACCAGCACCACAACCTAAATCTAGCAGCCTTCCTTTACCATTGAGTTGAAATTTATCTGTCAACAAATTAAACAAAACAGATGGATACTGGGGTCTGTAACGCGCATAGTACCAAGCTGCACCTTCAAATAAAGTTGGGTCGTAAGTTGTAATTGTCGTCATATTTTCAAAATCCTAAATTTGTATTAAAGGTAGTAAGGACTTTAGTCCTTCTAAACCTTGCATTTACCGTTTAGCTAGCACTTCTTGAGGTGTAATTTTGGCATATTCTTCAGGTGACAAAAAACCATCTTTGACATTCACCTTTTTGGGTATGAGTTTTAAGCTATACCATTTGTCTGCCACTTCCTGCTGCTTTGTAATGATTTTATCCGTGATTGGTACCAAAGCAAAATCATACTTGCTGTGCATTTTCTCTAAAGTAGCTACATCCAGTTGCGTCACAGGTGCAAGTAATTCGGCTATTTCTTTCGGATGTTGTTTTGACCAAACTTGTGCTTTTTGTAGTTCGTCTAAAAAGACTTTAATTACTTCTGGATTTTCTTGATAAAATTTACGTGATGTAGTAAAAAAGTTGTTACTATCCCGCAAACCATTACTGCCATCAATCAGAACACGACCGATTTTATTTTGCTCGCTTCTAGTGACAAATGGCTCCCAGATAAACCAAGCATCTACTTTACCTTGACTGAATGCTGCACTCGCATCAGGTGGTGGTAGATAAACTGAAGTTACATCAGTGAGTTTTAGCCCTTCTTTTTCTAAAGCTCTGAGTAGAAGGTAATGACCGATAGATGCTTTTTGGAAAGCAACTTTTTTTCCTTTCAAATCTTTGACACTTTTAACGCTTGAGTTGGTAGGAACTAAAAGTGAAACTGCTTTCCCATCACTGGAATTAGCAGCCAAGTATACAAGAGGTGTTCCGGCTGCTTGGGCAAATACAGGTGGTGATTCAGCGGTTAAGGCAATATCAAGCCCGTTTGCATTTAGGGCTTCTAATTGTTGTGGTC
Coding sequences:
- a CDS encoding aliphatic sulfonate ABC transporter substrate-binding protein, producing the protein MQDLKYKFESWKCGRISRRSALFVLGYSLVLSTTLFSCSTPQNNTQKQAASSTSDTTNTASTSSSSNKVVRIVRSKQLTALAVLEKQGNLNKKLESLGYKVEWPEFAAGPQQLEALNANGLDIALTAESPPVFAQAAGTPLVYLAANSSDGKAVSLLVPTNSSVKSVKDLKGKKVAFQKASIGHYLLLRALEKEGLKLTDVTSVYLPPPDASAAFSQGKVDAWFIWEPFVTRSEQNKIGRVLIDGSNGLRDSNNFFTTSRKFYQENPEVIKVFLDELQKAQVWSKQHPKEIAELLAPVTQLDVATLEKMHSKYDFALVPITDKIITKQQEVADKWYSLKLIPKKVNVKDGFLSPEEYAKITPQEVLAKR